Below is a genomic region from Bacteroidales bacterium.
CAATCGTATTCTCAAAAAGTTGCGGGCCATATTCCTTCCGTGACCATGAGACCAATTGATATCCCATTTCATAATAGTTCGGCACATGATCACGATAAGACCCCAAAAATGCTTTATCAAATTTCTGGTACTTATCCGATAGCGCTATCGTTCTTAATGGCATCTCGAAAGCAGGATTACGGCCCCTCCCGGCATTACTGAGCGCCGTTTCGGTAGCTACGGCATCTCCTTCAAGGAACCATTGAGGTAGTAAGGCGGATACTACACCTACCGATTGTTGGCCGATCGCATAACCCAATCCTTTGGTTACACTCTGATTCAGCTTATCGATCTGTACGACATGCCTGTATTCATGAAGCGCTAACTGTTCAAGCCAATTATGGGAATAATTGGTTTGTGGCGGAGTAAGGTACCATTCCGACCGCTTGGGCGCCCATGAAACGAAACCATTGGAAAAAGCCGGCCTGTTATGTAATACTACCGGTATTTTGCGGGGATGATGGTTCAGGGTTTTGCTTTCCGCATTATAAATATAGTTCAGGACATTGGTAGTATATAGTCCCTGATGCTCAATATCGGCGGGAAATACCACACGAAAACGTTCGGTATTTATTTGCCGCCAACGAACAGAAGCCGGATTGGTTCCTGATTCATAAAATTGTGCGTATAAAGGGTATCCCGGTAAAAATATAAAAAGACAAAACAAGTAATATGTCAGGGTACGGTTCAATATCATCAACTATTTCGATGTATTCGGTTTATTTTTCTGAAACCAGCAATGAGCTATGATTCAAAATTTCTGTTGTGTATTCCAATTAATTTGGCAAAAGTAGAAATATTTCTCCTGTTCTTCAATTCCTTTGGTAAATATGAGCATTTTTCATCAATAATAAAAAACAACACATTGTGAATAAGATCATTACAAAAATAATTACCATTAATAGTTTGTATCATTAACATTCTGAGTAATTTTACATCGCAAAAACATACAGAAAATGGAACTAAAAAAAGGAGATAAGGTCAAATTTTTAAATGATATCGGAGGGGGTGTTGTCACACGGATCGATGGTAAGATAGTTCATGTGAGAAATGAGGACGGTTTTGAGATCCCCGTACAGATTTCCCAGTTATTGAAAAAAGAAACCCAGGAAAAAGCGTACGACCTTTTTGATCCCGACATACAAGAGGTCGCAGAACCATCAAAAGAACCTGTAAGCCAGGATCCTTCTCCCCTGGAGTATATCGACATCTCAATGGATTCCGGTGATTCAAATATTGATACGACGATCAATATACTGCTGGCCTGCACCGTGAACAAAAATAAGGAAAATAACGATATTTACGACTTATATCTCATCAATGACTGCGGTTATCATATCATGTATGTAACAGCCATGATTACCGGTGGTGTTTATAAAGGGTTACAGGCAGGGATGCTTGAAAACAATACCACCATTCACCTGGCTGAAATATTCGGAACAGACTTAAAGAATATCAAAAGTATACATTTTGATATTCTCTTTTTCAAGAAGGGAAATTACATGCCTCAGGATCCAATGCATTATAAGCTAAGCATTGACGAATTCTATTTCATTGATAAAACCCATTATTCTGCCAATGGGTACCTGGATGAAAAAGCGATAGTATATAACATTTCAGAGGAATACCTTTTGCATGAAATAGAAAATACAGCCAGTAAACACCAGGCACAGTTAGAAAAACAAAAAAAGGAGATAGACCTACCCCAAAAGTCCCCAAATATAAAAAATGATCCCCAAAAAGAGATCCAGGAAATAGATCTGCATATAGAACAATTATCTGATAATTACCAGCATTTGTCCCCGGGAGAAATACTCGACATACAGATGGGCCGTTTTGATATAGCCCTTGAAGGCGCTATCCGAAACCGTCAGAAACGGATTGTTTTTATACATGGTGTTGGTAACGGTCGTCTACGCCTTGAAATCCGAAAAACATTGGAACAAAAATATCCGAAACTCCGTTATCAGGATGCTTCTTTTAAAGAATATGGTTACGGTGCAACATTAGTATTCCTGTAAATCATACTTATCATCATTCATCATGACACAAAAAAAATATAAAATATTATTGGCAGACGACGAAACGGATATCCTTGAATTTTTAAGTTACAATTTAAGAAAAGAAGGTTATGAAGTATTTACGGCTATTAATGGTAATGAAGCGATACAAATAGCACTGAAAGAGATACCACACCTGATATTGTTGGATGTAATGATGCCCGACAAAGACGGTATAGAAACATGTGAGGAATTAAGAACATATGCCCAGCTGGACGATAGCATCGTAGCATTCCTTACAGCAAGATCCGAAGATTATTCACAAATTGCCGGTTTTGAGGCCGGAGCAGATGATTATATCAACAAACCTATTAAACCGAAGGTACTTCAAACACGTATTAAAGCATTACTGAAGCGATATCATGTAACCGAAGATGAAAACCTGGTAAAAAATAAAGGAATTTTCATTGACAAGGAACGTTTTATTGTCATCAAAAACGGGAAAGAACTAACTCTACCCAAAAAAGAATTTGAATTATTGGCTTTATTAATGTCCAAGCCGGAAAAAGTATTCGGACGTGAAGAAATTTTTAATCACGTATGGGGTGATGACATTATTGTAGGAGACAGGACTATTGATGTTCACATAAGGAAACTCCGTGAAAAAATCGGTGACAAATACATTAAAACGTTGAAGGGTGTAGGCTATAAATTCATCATAAAAGATGAAAATCCGTAAAAATGTTCATGCTTATTGATAAAATATTTTGTTATCGAATGTTAAAATGTTAATTTTGCGTAACAAAATACAGTATGGAAACCCCATGAGATTATTTTTTTTAGGTCTATTCTTGTGTTTTAGCATTACGGTATATTCTCAAAATGAACGATTTAAATCGCTATTCATCTATAAGTTTTCCGTTAATGTAGAATGGCCGGTAAATTATCAACAAGGTAATTTTACCATTACTGTTTTGGGGAAATCCAGTATGATTTCTGAGTTACAGCACAATGTAAAAGGAAAGAAAGTCGGAAATCAAATCATTCAAATATCGGAAGCAAGTAATATATCCGGAATAGGGAAATGTAATATTTTATATATTCCGGCACAACAGAGCAATCTACTTGAAGCCGCACGGAAACATCTTTCCGGAAAACCTACCCTCATTGTTACGGAAAAAAGGGGAATGATCATGCAAGGCGCTGATATTAATATATCTCAAACAGGCGGAAAGCTTCAATTTGAAGTGAATCCCAAGCAGGTCCAGAATAAAGGTCTAAAATTAAGCAAAACATTGCTTGATTTGGGAATTGTATATGATAGTTCGGGCACCATACGAAAAATACCTGAATTAGAATCAGTGGATGATACAAGTGTCCCTAGATAGTTTAATTTATTGAAAATGGTCAAATATATCATCATATTCTTTTTCTTCACCTGTTGCATTTCCACCATCGGGTTTGCTCAAAACAAGCCTGTAACTGAAATGAGCAGAAGTGATGTATTGAATTTGACGATCGAGGAGCTATATAAACTACCACTTGAAGACATCATAAAATTATCAGAGATCGTTGGTGTATCTGTGGATGAATTATACGAAATGGTAAGTACATCATCCAGGGTCGAAGAGTCAAGAGAAGAGGCTCCTAATGTCATGCATGTCATTACCCAGGAAGAAATTAAATACAGGGGATACAGGACATTGAGAGAAGTCCTGGTCAATATTCCTGGTTTTGGTGTTTTTATGAAAGACGTGCAATATGTTGCCCAGGTTCGTGGTATTGCTCCCAATGACAATGAGAAAATCAGTTTTATGCTCAACGGACACCGGATCAACCAAATGTCTGAACCTGATTTATTAAATAGCTCCATTAATTTAAGTAACCTCGAACGTATTGAAATAATTGTCGGCCCGGGATCAGTCCTATACGGTGCAGAAAGCCTGGTGGCAATTGTGAATATGATCACCCGGAAAGCATACAATAACGAGATCAGTGTTACAGTGGGGGCTCCTGAAGAATATACCTTAAATGCTATTTTCGGAAAGGTATGGGATACCGATAAAAGCATTACCTTTTCTTTCACAGGCACACAACGAGAAGGATGGAATGCCTACAAAGTAGGAGCTGTTGAAAACGGCTCCACCTATGATCTGCTGTCAAGAGACAAAAGTACAATGCCCCAACGCATGTATCCGAGTTTTTTCATTACTGCTTTAGGACAATATGAAAACTGGCAGATTGGCATATCATCATTCAATTATTCCACATCACGTATCGGATGGGCCGGAAGTATCAGCCTTGATGATCGTGAAAAACTAAAAAACCAGGACTATATCAATTCAGTTGTTGTAAAAAACGAAAGTAAAATAAACGATAAGCTTGGCTTTTTACTTTCTGCGAGTTTTGACAATAAACAGACCATTCAGCCGAATAATCTTAGTATGATGGAAAACGCATACAAAATGGAAGTCGGTATCAATCATACTACTGAACGGAATTATTTACAGGCCGGTATTCAGGTAGGGTATTATCAGGAAAGGAATAATCAGGTTCATCTGTGGATATCTCCGGATACTACCCGGTTATATCCGTTAATCAAAGACAGTGATCTTTATAGTATTGGCGGCTATATTTCCGAAAAATACCAGATCTCGGATCAACTAAAGTTAGTAGCGGCATTACGGGGTGATTATTATTCCATCTTAAAAGACAATAATTTTTCCCTTAGTCCCCGGGTGGCTCTTATTTATTCGCCGACAGAACGTTTCACCACCAAATTGATGTATAATAAGGCCACCAGATATCCTTCGGCACGTGCCAGCCATTTATGCGTATGGGACCAGAACGTGCCCAGCAGAAGAGATCGTATGGTAACAAAACCGGAAAAATTAAACACCATTGAGTCAGAAAATATATTCTTTTTCAAAAATACCAGGATTTCGGTAGTAGGATACTACCAACATTTAAAAGATTTCATATCCTGGTTTGAACCATTCATGAATATCGGTAATTTTTCAGGTTTCGGTTTCGAAGCCACCTGGAAAACAAATTTCACACCTAATATTTCCGTCTGGGCCAATGCCACATACAGCAATACTGACTTTACACAAAAGGCCAGTTCACCGGTTGACCAGGACGGGTCTGTAATACCGACATCCACTGTAGTAAATGATAAAGGTGAGATGATCGCAGTTCCTAAATTCAGTGCTAATTTAGGTGCCGATTTTCGTTTCTTTGAAAAATTATATTTTTCACCCCGGTTAAACTTTTTCACCAGACAGCCTACGACTAATTATTTTCATTATAACGACGCTGATGAAAGATTTAACTTCTTTTATGTAGATAATCAGATATTCTTAGATGCTGCACTCACCTATGAAGGAATCCTTAAAGGTTTCGACCTGCGCATTTCAGCACAGAATATCCTTAATAATCAACGCCAAACGGGCAGTGTCTTCGCCAATCAAACATATACACCTCAGGGATTTACTTTCCAGGCAACTCTTTTCTATTCATTCTGATCATACAATATTATTCAGTAATCATCTTTCAATATAAAGATTAAAGCCTTATATTTGCTACAACAATTTATTCGGTTATACAATGTCATCACTTGGATACTATATATTTTATGGATTTATCTGGCTTATCTCTTTTTTACCCCTTAGGGTCCTTTATGTGATATCCGATTTCCTGTACCTGATTGTATGTTATGTTATTCGTTATCGCCGTTCCGTAATTTTTGAGAACCTGAGAAATTCTTTTCCTGAAAAAACAGAAAAGGAACGAAAAAAAATAGCACACCAATTTTACCGGTTCTTGTGCGACATGTTTATAGAGACTATCAAAGTGCTACATATCAGCACTGAACAAATTCATCGACGCATTCGCTACAGTAATCCTCAAATGTTTGAAGATCTAAGCAAAAAAGGAAAACAAATCTTTTTTGTTCCTGGACATTATGGAAACTGGGAATGGCTGGCAACACTCGAACATACCATTCCTTATCATCATTCAACCCTGTATCAGCCTCTTCATAACAAACATTTTGATAAATTATACTATGATCTGCGTACAAAATATGGTACAGATGCCATTCCTTCCAATATGGTTATACGCGCTATCAATAAATACCAAACTGAAAACCGGTTGACCGCTTTGTGTTTCCTGGCAGACCAGGCCCCTCAAAGTAGCCAGAGTCATTACTGGACTACTTTTCTAAATCAGGAATCTTCCATTTTTTTGGGAGTTGAAAAGTTATCACGGCGTTACAATACAGCTGTATTATATTACGAGATACGGCGGGTAAAAAGAGGTTATTATGTGGTAGATACCACCCTGATTACAGAAAATGCTGCTGAAACTGCTGATAAAGAAATCACAGACAA
It encodes:
- a CDS encoding DUF2027 domain-containing protein; this translates as MELKKGDKVKFLNDIGGGVVTRIDGKIVHVRNEDGFEIPVQISQLLKKETQEKAYDLFDPDIQEVAEPSKEPVSQDPSPLEYIDISMDSGDSNIDTTINILLACTVNKNKENNDIYDLYLINDCGYHIMYVTAMITGGVYKGLQAGMLENNTTIHLAEIFGTDLKNIKSIHFDILFFKKGNYMPQDPMHYKLSIDEFYFIDKTHYSANGYLDEKAIVYNISEEYLLHEIENTASKHQAQLEKQKKEIDLPQKSPNIKNDPQKEIQEIDLHIEQLSDNYQHLSPGEILDIQMGRFDIALEGAIRNRQKRIVFIHGVGNGRLRLEIRKTLEQKYPKLRYQDASFKEYGYGATLVFL
- a CDS encoding response regulator transcription factor; its protein translation is MTQKKYKILLADDETDILEFLSYNLRKEGYEVFTAINGNEAIQIALKEIPHLILLDVMMPDKDGIETCEELRTYAQLDDSIVAFLTARSEDYSQIAGFEAGADDYINKPIKPKVLQTRIKALLKRYHVTEDENLVKNKGIFIDKERFIVIKNGKELTLPKKEFELLALLMSKPEKVFGREEIFNHVWGDDIIVGDRTIDVHIRKLREKIGDKYIKTLKGVGYKFIIKDENP
- a CDS encoding YfiR family protein, giving the protein MRLFFLGLFLCFSITVYSQNERFKSLFIYKFSVNVEWPVNYQQGNFTITVLGKSSMISELQHNVKGKKVGNQIIQISEASNISGIGKCNILYIPAQQSNLLEAARKHLSGKPTLIVTEKRGMIMQGADINISQTGGKLQFEVNPKQVQNKGLKLSKTLLDLGIVYDSSGTIRKIPELESVDDTSVPR
- a CDS encoding TonB-dependent receptor plug domain-containing protein, with the translated sequence MVKYIIIFFFFTCCISTIGFAQNKPVTEMSRSDVLNLTIEELYKLPLEDIIKLSEIVGVSVDELYEMVSTSSRVEESREEAPNVMHVITQEEIKYRGYRTLREVLVNIPGFGVFMKDVQYVAQVRGIAPNDNEKISFMLNGHRINQMSEPDLLNSSINLSNLERIEIIVGPGSVLYGAESLVAIVNMITRKAYNNEISVTVGAPEEYTLNAIFGKVWDTDKSITFSFTGTQREGWNAYKVGAVENGSTYDLLSRDKSTMPQRMYPSFFITALGQYENWQIGISSFNYSTSRIGWAGSISLDDREKLKNQDYINSVVVKNESKINDKLGFLLSASFDNKQTIQPNNLSMMENAYKMEVGINHTTERNYLQAGIQVGYYQERNNQVHLWISPDTTRLYPLIKDSDLYSIGGYISEKYQISDQLKLVAALRGDYYSILKDNNFSLSPRVALIYSPTERFTTKLMYNKATRYPSARASHLCVWDQNVPSRRDRMVTKPEKLNTIESENIFFFKNTRISVVGYYQHLKDFISWFEPFMNIGNFSGFGFEATWKTNFTPNISVWANATYSNTDFTQKASSPVDQDGSVIPTSTVVNDKGEMIAVPKFSANLGADFRFFEKLYFSPRLNFFTRQPTTNYFHYNDADERFNFFYVDNQIFLDAALTYEGILKGFDLRISAQNILNNQRQTGSVFANQTYTPQGFTFQATLFYSF
- a CDS encoding lysophospholipid acyltransferase family protein, which translates into the protein MSSLGYYIFYGFIWLISFLPLRVLYVISDFLYLIVCYVIRYRRSVIFENLRNSFPEKTEKERKKIAHQFYRFLCDMFIETIKVLHISTEQIHRRIRYSNPQMFEDLSKKGKQIFFVPGHYGNWEWLATLEHTIPYHHSTLYQPLHNKHFDKLYYDLRTKYGTDAIPSNMVIRAINKYQTENRLTALCFLADQAPQSSQSHYWTTFLNQESSIFLGVEKLSRRYNTAVLYYEIRRVKRGYYVVDTTLITENAAETADKEITDKHVELLEQTIRRTPQYWLWSHRRWKRKRPKEETADSPSVT